Below is a window of Lodderomyces elongisporus chromosome 3, complete sequence DNA.
GGATGGCACTGATGGTGATTGTGATGACTGGTGGCTGCCGCTCACAAATTGGTCGTAAATTTTAGAGCTGTGCTGTAGTTTCTCATGCTGCTCATTGACCAAGTCAGTGGTATAGTTATATAATTTGTTCAAGGTCTGTACAGTGGCTTGCACCGGCTCTGCCACCATCGTTGAGTATAATAGAAAAGAGTCTTTGAAGTTGTGGGGGAAAGAGAACGACAACGAATGCAAATAGCCACTAAGAATATAAATTTCTTGTGTGTGGTCAAAACGAGAATCATGAATGTATAGTGGAATTTGTACtgaggcaaaaaaaaaagataaagacaaaaagtaggaaagaaaaaaaagaaaacatataaaaaatataattaattattttttttatttttttatatttctttttgcagCAATCACAGTGCCAGATGTTTCTGAAACACATAATGCTAATAAGAGGCAAGACAAAGCAGCGATAGTATTCAGTAGAGAGAATATAATAACATGTCACATCAAAGTGTTTGttaacctttttttttctttcatttttcacaTTACAATGTCATATAAAAGGTTCATCTATATCgtgataaagaaaatacccAACCACCCtccttctcttcctcttcctcctcttccgCCTCTTTCGGGTAtatttcatgttgctattttttcaacataGTCACTTCTCTGGCTATCATTCCTTCTCCGTCATCACTATCGTCAAACCCATCAACTAGAAATTTCTCTAAATCTCTGGGCAAACCGGTATCGATCCTTGCTCCAAGATCAATCTCTTCTATTGCAGCTCTTTCCCGACTGGGTTCCATCTCAAATATAAAGGATTTATCGTCTTCTCCCAGTCCTGTAGAAGGGTAGTTGATGTTGCTcatattgttgttaatgttgttgctattgttattattgtttgttgtattgttcttgttgccCGACAAATCCAAAGTTGTGGTGAATTTTCGTAACCTATCCTCGTCGTTAGCAGCCAGTGGTGACTCATCCTCTGATTTTCGTCTAGTAATAAAGCTCATACTTGGCGAAGATTCAATCTTTTTAGTAGTGTTTGCAGTTTGTGCCCATAATGAACTCAATGGCAAGAATGCCACCACCAAGAACAACGccatgttgatgatgaatggTCCAGACATTGCCTGGTAAAAGTAGTGGATCACAAGCAAAATCGAGGGTATGAACAATGTTTGGGTAAACATGATGAATAAGATATGGAACCCATCAAACTGTTTTAAACCTAAATACCTTCTTTGTCTAATGGCCATTCCCAACTTaaataacaacaaaatgGTCATAAAATTGATACTTGCGGCAAACAAGAGTGTTGGTAAGTCCATCCAAACACCTGAAGTTAATGTACCGGTTCCCGAGATTGTAGCATTGAAATTATTGTGGGATAAAATCGTGGTGTAGATCTGGAACGCCACTGAGGCAACAGACAAGAGACCCGATAATGCAGTGACAGCATGGCCCCAATTTTTCCAAGTGGTCCCTTGAAACATGACATACACTTGAAAGGTTAACGAAGTTTCAATCAAGGCAAACATAATAGTCTTGAACACATTTGCCGCGTCAGAGCTAGCAAAGCTGGTACCATTGTATACTCCAGTAAATGTATAACTGATACTGGCCAAATCACTTAGATAATAGTCTAAGAAGCAACCGCTCCTTAAGATTGTGGCAGCCAAGATGCATACATTGAGCATAAATAATAGTGATTTCCAATACTTTTCACGGCTCTTGTATAACATTCCAAGTagcaatatcaacaaaagCGAGCATGCTCCAATAGTGACTCCAAGAATGATGACTCCAATGAGCTGGTCTTTATGAAACGAATCAAATTCGCTGAATGGCACTTGTACCGGTTCTGGCAAACCAGGAATGTTAAAAGAGACTATAATATCTCCAGAAACAAGGTTTGCATTGATTGCTTCGTCCATTTTCTaaagattttttttggaaatatcggcttttcaaattcaggcagggaagaaaaatggaaatggaaatggaaatggaaatggaaaagaaaaagaaaatgaaaatgaaaaagaaaaagaaaacttgtGTCTGTCTCTCAACCtttgttttcaagtttGGTTTAATAGAATCCTAACATTTAATCACAAATGATTAACAGCTTCATATATAATGCTTTTTCGAAATCAATGTCACTGTTCCATatgagaaagaaagcaagGAGGAAAAGCAACTGTATGGGAGTGAGGAGTGAGGATGGGGGAGTTTAAAGGGCAGGAGGAAATGGAAAGGTATAATATACCATATACTGTAAAAGTTGTGGTCATCACAATTTAGCCTCCaacaatttcttctttattctatttgattgatgaaaaaatattagTAGTGGTCACAACGCCTCGTAGATAAACCTTGGACTGatatgaaaagaaaattatatAACATTCATCGTATTTGTATGGCTGTTGTTACAGCCGTTGTGGtagttgttgcagttgttgccTTGTTATatcttatttttatttttttgtactttatttttttttgtatttagTTCACCTTTTGAGTCTTAATTGATACATGTAGATATTATCTGAATTATAATATTTCTATGTGCAACTTGGCATTGAACATACCAAGGCAAAGCATTCTCTAAAACATCtgacaaaaaacaaacaaaaaacaagccAAGCCAAGCCagacaaaataaaataaaataaaaataatacaaaTTAGATGAACTAATGGTTTGTGATGGTGATAGTATTTGTGTTGTACTTTTGTCTTTACAAAGTTGTCaaatattatttttgaGTGTTTGCTTGCACATCCAGATTTTCGTATATGTGTTAATTATTACGGCAGGAAGAAAGTGATTTACAAATCGTGTTGCAAGTTTGCATTCTAGCAATACCTTTGAACAAAAAGCAGCTTTGAAACTACCTCTCAACAactgaaattttttttttttttggttttccaAAGGCAAAGGCAAAAGCAAACTACTAAAGTCACTAACGAAAGTAGAAaccatttgcatttttttttgtttttttgatatttttgCAAACATTGTTCCGGTAGCCATTATTGTCATGACttgcttcttttcatcacaaatgcacacacacacacatacacacggACCGAAGATGTGTTTCTAAAATTACCCCATCATTGTTGTTTGGTCTATCTTTTTCTCAAAACACGCGGACCGAAGATAGTTTTATAGAAATTACCTCACTGCTTTGTATAGATTGTTACCAGCTCATCTGTTGCATGAGTTTATATTTAGGTATTCtcttgtcttttgtcttttggttttttctcaacctttaattttctttgccTTTGCAATACCATCGGGTTCATTTGCTATGATGTTATGGGTACCAACCccaagacaaaaaaaaaaagaaaaaagataaaagagAGCAGTGGGTATAATACCTTATCAATTGTATATTCTTTGCTTCATAACTTCATGCTGTATGTTTTGTGGATTGAAGTTGCTAAAAATAAGTTTTAGAtttcaactttttattttttattttgcctCTTCTTGTGTTCTTcctattgttgtttatcAAATTGATTGGTGGGAGCAGATAACGGTTGATTGACATTTATTGTTTGctcaaagagaaaaacaaaaaaaagaaaaagggaaacaaacaaagacaataaGAAATGGGAAAATTGAGTTGTTTGGAATTTAGTTGATAGGGTTGCGCAAGAAGAGAATAGAAACAATGCGATAGTTATTGTCTTAGACTTGTATTTTGTCGCAAATAAGGGTTGTGGAAACAACAAGTGTCAAATCAAgtttatattcttttctgGGTTTTGATACACCTTCGGACCGAACTAAAAAAATGTACAATTTTTAAAGAGTTATTTTATTTGCTCTAGAAAACTAGTACATAGTGAACACTTTTGAGTGAGCACTAGAGTTGACTTGTTCCATGAGAAAAGGGATAAAGATGGAGAAGGGGAAGGGCAAGAAGAGGTTTAGTTTTGTTTAAGTTCTGCTTTGTTGTAgttctcttttgttctgttttaGTTCTGTTATAGCTcagtttttattttacagGTTTATACAATTGTGAGTGGTTGTATTTGAAGATAAGAACAATTGCACTAATAGAAAAGTTAACTCTATTTTCATGGTCACGTGTTATTGTGACGACTAAAATATGGATAAAGCAGGAAGCGAGGTTAATATATTAAATTGCTAATGTGGTgaatattctttttgataaaataatgtcaaaaggaaaatgttGTTGACTATATGTCATATGTATTAGAAAACAAT
It encodes the following:
- the STE2 gene encoding pheromone alpha factor receptor; translated protein: MDEAINANLVSGDIIVSFNIPGLPEPVQVPFSEFDSFHKDQLIGVIILGVTIGACSLLLILLLGMLYKSREKYWKSLLFMLNVCILAATILRSGCFLDYYLSDLASISYTFTGVYNGTSFASSDAANVFKTIMFALIETSLTFQVYVMFQGTTWKNWGHAVTALSGLLSVASVAFQIYTTILSHNNFNATISGTGTLTSGVWMDLPTLLFAASINFMTILLLFKLGMAIRQRRYLGLKQFDGFHILFIMFTQTLFIPSILLVIHYFYQAMSGPFIINMALFLVVAFLPLSSLWAQTANTTKKIESSPSMSFITRRKSEDESPSAANDEDRLRKFTTTLDLSGNKNNTTNNNNNSNNINNNMSNINYPSTGSGEDDKSFIFEMEPSRERAAIEEIDLGARIDTGLPRDLEKFLVDGFDDSDDGEGMIAREVTMLKK